From Echinicola soli, a single genomic window includes:
- the pncA gene encoding bifunctional nicotinamidase/pyrazinamidase, whose product MKALLIVDVQKDFLPGGALAVKDGDKIIPVINKLQEKFDFILATQDWHPANHKSFAANHPGKKTGEVIKLGGTDQMLWPVHCVQESEGAQFAKDLKRDKWNKVFKKGLNPLVDSYSGFFDNKKKEDTGLTAYLHEHNISDVYVTGLAADYCVKFTVLDALKEGFDAYLISDATRAVNLSPDDYDESLKEMSKSGAEVISSAAVSF is encoded by the coding sequence ATGAAAGCATTATTGATTGTGGATGTGCAGAAAGACTTTTTACCTGGAGGGGCCTTAGCGGTAAAGGATGGCGATAAGATCATTCCCGTAATCAACAAACTTCAGGAAAAGTTTGATTTTATTTTGGCTACACAAGATTGGCATCCTGCCAATCATAAAAGTTTCGCAGCCAACCACCCTGGGAAAAAAACGGGTGAGGTAATAAAACTGGGCGGTACGGATCAGATGCTCTGGCCAGTACATTGTGTACAGGAGAGTGAAGGCGCCCAATTTGCAAAAGACCTAAAGCGGGACAAATGGAATAAGGTGTTCAAAAAGGGGCTTAATCCACTCGTGGATTCATATAGCGGTTTCTTTGACAATAAAAAAAAGGAAGATACAGGGCTTACGGCTTATTTGCATGAGCATAATATTTCAGATGTTTACGTGACAGGGTTGGCAGCTGATTATTGCGTGAAATTCACCGTCTTGGATGCGTTGAAAGAGGGGTTTGATGCTTATTTGATTTCCGATGCCACCAGGGCAGTTAACTTATCTCCGGATGACTATGATGAATCATTAAAAGAAATGAGTAAATCAGGAGCAGAAGTGATCAGTAGCGCGGCGGTCTCTTTTTGA
- a CDS encoding PhzF family phenazine biosynthesis protein, which yields MQLPIVTVDAFTDTPFSGNPAAICLLPGPLAEEGMQLIAAEMNLSETAFLEQKGPASFDLRWFTPKREVDLCGHATLASAYMLYVEEVVEKDQEITFSTKSGTLKVHMEGAEIVMDFPLITTQPGQHPYFMDDFFGQKVIGAASLKENWILELENYHTLEYVEPAFQVLALHSEQGIIITAKGNEDYDIYSRYFAPNLGINEDPVTGFAHCALMDYWHKKEGKDQLNAYQASNREGEMRLEKHGERVTIYGKAVKIFEGFLEV from the coding sequence ATGCAACTTCCCATTGTCACTGTTGATGCGTTTACCGATACGCCATTTTCGGGTAATCCTGCTGCTATTTGTTTACTTCCAGGACCGTTGGCTGAGGAAGGTATGCAACTTATCGCTGCGGAAATGAACCTTAGTGAAACCGCCTTTTTAGAGCAGAAGGGGCCAGCTTCTTTTGATCTGAGGTGGTTTACTCCAAAACGAGAAGTGGACTTGTGTGGACACGCGACCCTGGCAAGTGCTTATATGCTGTACGTGGAGGAAGTGGTAGAAAAAGACCAGGAAATTACCTTTTCTACCAAAAGTGGAACACTAAAGGTACATATGGAAGGAGCGGAAATTGTGATGGATTTTCCATTGATCACTACCCAACCAGGTCAGCATCCCTATTTTATGGATGATTTTTTTGGACAAAAAGTGATCGGAGCAGCTTCTTTAAAGGAGAATTGGATATTGGAACTTGAAAATTATCATACGTTGGAATATGTAGAACCAGCGTTTCAGGTGCTGGCTTTACATAGTGAACAGGGGATTATCATTACAGCAAAGGGAAATGAAGACTATGATATATATTCCCGCTATTTTGCACCCAATCTGGGGATCAATGAAGACCCTGTTACTGGCTTTGCGCATTGTGCCTTAATGGATTACTGGCATAAGAAAGAAGGAAAGGACCAATTAAATGCCTACCAAGCAAGCAACAGGGAAGGGGAGATGAGGCTGGAAAAACATGGAGAGCGAGTGACGATTTATGGTAAGGCAGTTAAGATTTTTGAAGGCTTTCTTGAAGTTTGA
- a CDS encoding nicotinate phosphoribosyltransferase, whose translation MKITRDLYQGSLALLTDFYQLTMAYAYWKSGKAEQEAVFNLFFRKNPFQSGFTIAAGLDYVIDYCRNFKFDENDLSYLGAMEQADGTPTFDPAFIQYLRELTFSCDIDAVEEGSVIFPNTPMIRVKGPLLQCQLLETPMLNIINFQTLVATKAARITLEAKGDPVLEFGLRRAQGIDGALAASRASYIGGCSSTSNVMAGKLFGIPVSGTHAHSWIMAFESEMAAFEAYAAAFPDNCIFLVDTYDTIKGVKNAIKVGNALKANGKKLLGVRIDSGDLAYYSNMARELLDEAGFTDTKVVASNDLDEHILSSLKMQEASIDIWGIGTKLVTAYDQPALGAVYKMAALKDENGNWVPKVKVSQQSIKINIPGYHNVKRFYKNDKAISDMIYLEDGKELSKELTIIDPYDPTKRKKINPDSIESKDLLVPIFKNGQKVYSRPKLEEIRNRTLTNLGRFDKAHKRLINPHIYPVGLEESLYHLRTDLVLKAKNYS comes from the coding sequence ATGAAAATTACCAGGGATTTATATCAGGGCTCATTAGCACTGTTGACGGATTTTTATCAATTGACCATGGCTTATGCTTACTGGAAATCCGGCAAAGCTGAGCAGGAAGCGGTCTTTAACTTGTTTTTCAGGAAAAATCCATTCCAAAGTGGCTTTACGATTGCTGCAGGGCTGGATTATGTAATTGATTATTGCCGTAATTTTAAGTTTGATGAGAACGACCTATCCTACTTGGGAGCGATGGAGCAGGCGGACGGTACTCCCACGTTTGATCCGGCTTTTATCCAATACCTTCGCGAGTTAACATTTAGCTGTGACATCGATGCTGTCGAAGAAGGATCCGTGATATTTCCCAATACACCGATGATCCGCGTAAAAGGCCCGCTACTGCAATGTCAACTCTTGGAAACACCAATGCTGAATATCATTAATTTTCAGACCTTGGTCGCGACGAAGGCCGCACGAATTACGTTGGAAGCCAAAGGAGACCCTGTATTGGAATTTGGACTGAGAAGGGCACAGGGAATCGACGGGGCTTTGGCAGCCAGTAGGGCCAGCTATATAGGGGGCTGCTCGTCTACCAGTAATGTGATGGCTGGGAAGCTTTTTGGCATACCGGTTTCGGGTACCCATGCACACAGTTGGATAATGGCTTTTGAAAGTGAAATGGCCGCTTTTGAGGCATATGCAGCTGCTTTTCCAGATAATTGCATCTTTTTGGTAGATACCTATGACACGATAAAAGGGGTGAAGAATGCCATAAAAGTGGGCAATGCGCTAAAAGCAAACGGCAAAAAATTACTCGGAGTGCGTATCGATTCTGGTGATTTGGCATATTACAGTAATATGGCCAGGGAGCTTTTGGATGAAGCCGGCTTCACAGACACCAAAGTTGTGGCCAGTAATGACCTGGACGAACATATTTTATCTTCCCTTAAGATGCAGGAAGCATCCATTGACATTTGGGGAATCGGTACCAAATTGGTGACCGCATACGATCAACCTGCTTTAGGGGCTGTTTATAAAATGGCAGCACTTAAGGATGAAAATGGGAATTGGGTGCCCAAAGTGAAGGTGTCCCAACAATCCATCAAGATTAATATTCCTGGCTATCATAACGTAAAGCGTTTTTATAAAAACGATAAGGCCATTTCAGATATGATATACCTTGAGGATGGGAAGGAATTATCGAAAGAATTAACCATCATCGACCCTTATGACCCCACGAAAAGGAAAAAGATCAACCCAGACTCCATAGAGAGTAAGGATTTATTAGTTCCAATTTTCAAAAATGGTCAGAAGGTCTATTCAAGGCCTAAGTTGGAGGAAATCCGTAATAGAACCTTGACTAACCTGGGCAGGTTTGACAAAGCCCATAAACGCTTGATCAACCCGCATATTTATCCTGTGGGACTTGAAGAAAGCCTTTATCATCTACGGACTGATCTGGTTTTGAAAGCCAAAAACTATAGTTAA
- a CDS encoding DMT family transporter, with product MNQKSVQHMLLAGIFFAIMQVMVKYVPHLPAVEVVFFRSLFSLVASYIILKKQKIPLLGNNKKLLILRGASGALGLITFFYTLQNIPLASAVTLQYLSPIFTTILGIFIVREKVNPIRFLYFAIAFGGVLVIEGFDPRISLQYTLIGVSSGFFAGLAYNIIRKLKGSEHPLVIVFYFPLVTLPIVGIWSYFNWVMPSGWDWLLLLGIGIFTQMAQYFMTMAYQHANLAKITSLNYIGILYALVFGFIFFGETFNLLTYLGMGLVLIGVILNIRSNK from the coding sequence TTGAATCAAAAAAGTGTCCAACATATGTTATTGGCGGGGATATTTTTTGCCATTATGCAAGTAATGGTGAAGTATGTCCCCCACCTGCCTGCTGTAGAAGTGGTGTTTTTTAGGTCCTTGTTTAGCTTGGTGGCGAGTTATATCATTCTGAAGAAACAAAAGATCCCTCTTCTCGGAAACAATAAAAAGCTCCTTATTCTGCGTGGCGCTTCAGGTGCACTTGGGCTGATCACCTTCTTTTATACCTTGCAGAATATCCCGCTGGCCAGTGCGGTGACGCTTCAATATCTATCTCCGATTTTCACCACCATTTTAGGGATATTTATTGTTCGTGAAAAAGTCAATCCCATCAGGTTTCTGTATTTCGCCATTGCGTTTGGTGGGGTATTGGTCATAGAAGGGTTTGACCCACGGATATCTCTCCAGTATACGTTGATAGGGGTGTCGTCAGGTTTTTTTGCGGGATTGGCGTATAATATTATCCGCAAGCTTAAAGGATCCGAGCATCCGCTGGTGATCGTATTCTATTTTCCACTGGTGACCTTGCCGATTGTCGGAATATGGAGTTACTTTAATTGGGTAATGCCTTCTGGCTGGGATTGGCTACTTTTGTTGGGGATTGGTATTTTTACTCAAATGGCCCAATATTTTATGACCATGGCGTATCAGCATGCCAATCTAGCTAAGATTACCAGCTTAAATTATATCGGAATTCTATACGCATTGGTTTTTGGTTTTATCTTTTTCGGGGAAACCTTTAACTTGCTAACCTATTTGGGAATGGGGTTGGTGCTGATCGGAGTGATTTTAAATATTAGATCAAATAAATGA
- a CDS encoding cation:proton antiporter yields the protein MTTTIIITLCSLLLIAYLFDYSFKKTKIPSVILLLLLGWLVRQATMLFELQLPDLSAILPILGTTGLILIVLEGALELELNKSKIKLIQKSFLGALAPLLALSFLLTYIFEHYGGYTFRDSLINAIPLCVISSAIAIPSVRNLSKSNREFVIYESSLSDILGVVFFNFMLRNETVGLDSFGVFGLQLIVICVISFVATIGLSFLLSKLEHHIKFVPIILLTILIYAISYVYHLPALIFILIFGLSIGNLNELHNLKFFDIIRTDILNKEVNKFKELTVEATFLIRSLFFLLFGYLLETSEILNTSTLIWAVGIVILTFSIRAIQLKLSKIPLKPLLFVAPRGLITILLFLYISPENMIGLVNKSLIIQVIVLTVLVMMVGMITNTNNADEEEGKQGEDNVLTENSEQSSAEGTKPIENEDDENVSGEGASK from the coding sequence ATGACAACTACTATTATCATAACGCTTTGTTCACTTTTGCTGATAGCGTACCTTTTTGATTACAGTTTCAAGAAAACCAAAATCCCTTCAGTGATTCTTTTGTTGTTGTTGGGATGGTTGGTACGGCAGGCTACGATGCTTTTCGAGCTTCAGTTGCCAGACCTTTCGGCTATTTTACCGATTCTCGGTACTACGGGGTTGATTTTAATTGTATTGGAAGGTGCACTGGAGTTGGAATTGAACAAGTCGAAGATCAAACTGATCCAGAAATCATTTCTGGGCGCATTGGCACCACTGCTGGCCCTGTCGTTTTTATTGACCTATATTTTTGAACACTATGGAGGGTATACCTTTAGGGACAGTCTGATCAATGCTATTCCACTCTGTGTCATCAGTAGTGCTATCGCTATTCCCAGTGTCCGTAATCTTTCCAAATCAAACAGAGAGTTTGTAATCTATGAAAGTAGCCTTTCCGATATTTTGGGCGTGGTATTCTTTAATTTTATGCTCCGCAATGAAACAGTAGGATTGGATTCCTTTGGGGTTTTTGGTCTCCAGCTGATAGTGATTTGTGTCATCTCCTTTGTGGCCACGATTGGACTTTCATTCTTGCTCAGCAAGCTGGAGCATCACATAAAATTCGTTCCGATCATTCTGCTTACCATTTTGATCTACGCGATATCGTATGTTTACCATCTTCCAGCACTGATCTTTATCCTGATATTCGGACTTTCTATCGGGAACCTGAACGAATTGCATAACCTGAAGTTTTTTGATATTATCAGAACAGATATCCTGAATAAGGAGGTGAACAAATTTAAGGAGCTGACAGTAGAAGCTACCTTTTTGATCAGGTCACTATTTTTCTTGCTTTTCGGATACCTTCTGGAGACTTCAGAAATACTCAATACGTCCACTTTAATATGGGCCGTGGGCATTGTTATCCTCACATTTAGTATTCGGGCGATACAATTAAAACTGAGTAAAATTCCTCTGAAACCCTTGCTATTTGTGGCTCCAAGGGGATTGATTACCATTTTGCTATTCTTGTACATCAGTCCGGAAAATATGATTGGGTTGGTCAATAAATCCCTGATCATCCAGGTCATTGTGCTTACCGTATTGGTCATGATGGTGGGCATGATCACCAATACCAATAATGCTGATGAAGAAGAGGGAAAACAGGGTGAGGACAATGTCTTAACAGAAAATTCAGAACAGTCTTCAGCTGAAGGAACAAAACCAATAGAAAATGAGGACGATGAGAACGTGTCAGGTGAAGGAGCATCCAAATAA